A genomic window from Salvia splendens isolate huo1 chromosome 11, SspV2, whole genome shotgun sequence includes:
- the LOC121755649 gene encoding CO(2)-response secreted protease-like — MASVLQLFYIQLSFVVICCMATKPSVQPYIVYMGSSSSSSASDDDSSHLQLLSSLFPSEEGERRFLLNSYNHALKGFSAMLTETEASVLSGRDDVVSVFPDPVLRLHTTRSWDFLEAADSDSESSFPYEQKSVDVIIGIIDTGIWPESPSFSDQQIGKIPSRWKGVCMEGSDFKKSNCNRKLIGARFYSNHHSASKSNETNPTTASGSARDFIGHGTHTASTAGGAPVANANYYGLAKGTARGGLPSARIASYKACTEDGCPGSIILKAIDDAVKDGVDIISISIGLSSIFQSDFLSDPIAIGAFHAEQKGVMVVSSGGNDGPDPYTIVNSAPWIFTVAASTIDRGFQTTVVLGNGESLKGFAINFSPLTVGKKYPLAFGEDIAGNFASASDARNCIPGSLDYTKVAGKIVVCMNDEANVSRRIKKLVVEDAKAKGVIIIDGDEEETSPFDAGTFPYAETRATIGSQILHYINSTKNPSATILSATEMKGLRPAPVVASFSSRGPGGLTENILKPDIMAPGVAIIAATVPKIEANYGAPGKKPSAFAIKSGTSMACPHVTGAMAFIKSVHPHWNFSAIKSALITTASTSNNIGKTVSNTSDSPANPHQVGAGEIRPIKALDPGLVIEMSTTDHLYFLCYKGYKQRTIRSLSGASNFSCPAGGAAEELISSLNYPTISIGSLSRRDGPRKVKRVATNVGSESSATYVASVDAPAGLAVKVAPSKMVFRKGMEKAAFKVFFDGRRAAKGYNFGHVSWFDGSHLVRIVFAVNVV, encoded by the exons ATGGCTTCTGTGCTGCAGCTCTTCTACATACAATTGTCCTTCGTTGTAATCTGCTGTATGGCGACAAAGCCAAGCGTTCAG CCTTACATTGTTTACATGGGGAGCTCTTCAAGTTCAAGTGCAAGCGATGATGACTCGTCCCATCTGCAGCTGCTGTCATCCTTGTTCCCAAG TGAAGAGGGTGAAAGAAGATTCTTGTTGAACTCCTACAATCATGCTTTGAAGGGATTCTCTGCTATGCTTACAGAGACTGAAGCATCTGTTTTATCTG GTCGTGATGATGTCGTGTCGGTCTTCCCTGATCCTGTCCTAAGACTCCACACGACGCGTTCCTGGGATTTTCTTGAAGCTGCAGATTCTGATTCTGAATCAAGTTTCCCTTATGAGCAAAAGTCAGTTGATGTTATCATTGGAATCATAGACACAG GTATATGGCCTGAGTCACCTAGTTTCAGTGACCAACAAATTGGAAAGATCCCATCAAGGTGGAAAGGAGTGTGCATGGAAGGTTCTGATTTCAAGAAATCCAACTGCAATAG GAAGTTAATAGGTGCAAGATTCTACTCAAATCATCACTCCGCATCCAAATCAAACGAGACGAACCCAACCACGGCCAGTGGCTCAGCGAGGGACTTCATAGGCCACGGGACACACACTGCATCGACTGCAGGTGGAGCACCCGTTGCCAATGCCAACTACTATGGCCTTGCAAAGGGCACTGCCCGTGGTGGCCTCCCGTCTGCTAGGATAGCCAGCTACAAGGCCTGCACCGAGGATGGCTGCCCTGGCTCCATCATACTAAAAGCCATTGATGATGCTGTCAAGGATGGAGTTGAcatcatctccatctccatcggGCTGAGCTCTATCTTCCAGTCCGATTTCCTCAGCGACCCCATTGCAATCGGAGCCTTTCACGCGGAGCAGAAGGGCGTCATGGTTGTTTCCTCGGGCGGGAACGATGGCCCTGACCCTTACACCATTGTCAACTCCGCTCCTTGGATATTCACCGTGGCTGCCTCCACCATTGATCGAGGCTTTCAGACCACGGTCGTGCTGGGAAACGGTGAATCCTTAAAG GGCTTTGCAATAAACTTCTCTCCCCTCACAGTAGGCAAAAAATACCCCTTGGCATTCGGAGAAGATATTGCTGGAAATTTTGCCTCAGCATCCGATGCTAGGAACTGCATACCGGGCTCTCTTGATTACACCAAGGTAGCTGGGAAAATCGTCGTGTGCATGAACGATGAGGCCAACGTTTCAAGGAGGATAAAGAAGCTAGTAGTGGAAGATGCCAAAGCAAAAGGGGTGATCATAATAGATGGAGATGAAGAGGAAACTTCCCCTTTCGATGCAGGCACATTCCCTTATGCAGAAACTCGAGCAACAATAGGCTCTCAAATCCTCCACTACATCAACTCCACCAA GAATCCTAGTGCAACTATACTTTCAGCTACAGAGATGAAGGGGCTGAGGCCAGCTCCAGTTGTTGCATCCTTCTCTTCGAGGGGCCCCGGGGGGCTCACCGAGAACATCCTCAAG CCAGACATCATGGCACCCGGTGTGGCGATTATTGCAGCAACAGTGCCGAAAATAGAAGCAAACTACGGTGCACCGGGGAAGAAACCATCCGCATTCGCCATCAAGTCCGGCACCTCAATGGCCTGCCCCCACGTCACGGGCGCCATGGCCTTCATCAAATCCGTCCACCCCCACTGGAACTTCTCCGCAATCAAGTCCGCACTGATCACAACAG CATCAACCTCAAACAACATTGGAAAAACAGTGTCAAACACCTCAGACTCTCCTGCAAATCCGCACCAAGTGGGAGCAGGGGAGATAAGGCCGATCAAAGCTCTGGACCCTGGCCTAGTGATCGAGATGAGCACGACCGATCACCTCTACTTCCTCTGCTACAAGGGATACAAGCAGCGGACGATACGGTCGTTGAGCGGGGCGTCCAACTTCAGCTGCCCGGCTGGAGGGGCCGCGGAAGAGCTGATCTCGAGCCTCAACTACCCGACCATCTCCATCGGCAGCCTCAGCCGCCGAGACGGGCCAAGGAAGGTGAAGAGAGTGGCGACCAACGTGGGGTCGGAGAGCAGCGCGACGTACGTGGCGTCGGTGGACGCGCCGGCCGGGCTGGCGGTGAAGGTGGCGCCGAGCAAGATGGTGTTCCGGAAGGGCATGGAGAAGGCGGCGTTCAAGGTTTTCTTCGACGGGAGGCGAGCGGCCAAGGGCTATAATTTCGGACATGTCTCGTGGTTTGATGGATCGCACCTTGTCCGAATTGTATTTGCGGTTAACGTTGTCTga